The following proteins are encoded in a genomic region of Haemorhous mexicanus isolate bHaeMex1 chromosome 11, bHaeMex1.pri, whole genome shotgun sequence:
- the LOC132332210 gene encoding transmembrane reductase CYB561D2 encodes MALTAETESRLYRSLRVASGAAAHLVALGFPAAVAVLARPGSSLFSWHPLLMALAFSFLMTEALLIFSPETSLLRSFSRKVRVRVHWALQLLALLCALLGLGIITYNKHLNGKGHFVTWHGLTGLLAVLYTSGQCAGGVLLLYPKLMKNWTLAKLKLYHATSGLVGYLLGCASLMLGMCSLWFTTTVTGASWYLAMLCPLVTSLVIMNQVSNAYLYRKRSQH; translated from the exons ATGGCCCTGACGGCCGAGACCGAGTCCCGCCTGTACCGCTCGCTGCGCGTGGCCTCCGGCGCCGCCGCGCACCTCGTGGCGCTGGGATTCCCCGCCGCCGTGGCCGTGCTGGCGCGGCCCGGATCCA GTCTCTTCTCCTGGCACCCGCTGCTCATGGCCCTTGCG TTCTCGTTCCTGATGACGGAAGCGCTGCTGATCTTCTCCCCGGAGACCTCGCTGCTGCGCTCCTTCTCCCGCAAGGTCCGAGTGCGGGTGCActgggccctgcagctgctcgcCCTGCTCTGTgcgctcctggggctgggaatcATTACCTACAATAAGCACCTGAACGGCAAGGGCCACTTTGTCACCTGGCACGGGCTGACGGGGCTGCTGGCCGTGCTGTACACCAGTGGGCAGTGTGCCGGGGGCGTGCTCCTGCTCTACCCCAAGCTGATGAAGAACTGGACTCTGGCCAAGCTGAAGCTGTACCACGCAACCTCAGGGCTGGTGGGCtacctgctgggctgtgccagcctgatGCTGGGCATGTGCTCCCTCTGGTTCACCACCACGGTGACCGGTGCCTCGTGGTACCTCGCCATGCTGTGTCCTCTCGTCACCAGCCTGGTTATCATGAACCAGGTGAGCAATGCGTACCTGTACCGCAAACGGAGCCAGCACTGA
- the ZMYND10 gene encoding zinc finger MYND domain-containing protein 10: MAAVPGPLPPAEAEALVRALRGSELRDIGGQGWLRQHESVEKLNMHGILSASVGQEQLLTELLVSHAKIPVLIGELISVEIWKHKIFPVLCQLQDFKPRSTFPIYVVLHHEASIINLLETVFFHKEICESAGDSVLDLIDYCHRKLTLLAARSTKAPAVTSAELRAEPLASPSSMQELQKQAEVMEFEISLKALSVLRFITDQLDSVPLSALTRMLNTHNLPCLLVELVEHCPWSCWEAGKLKKFENGTWHTVPPEDQVKMTKLDGQVWLALLNLLLSPECQRKYRFDGFNKSQLLKLRAFLTDVLIDQLPNLVEMQRFLSYLAVTDPAPPKKDLILEQVPVIWDHILKKNSGKWEAIAKHQVKHAFSPTDEELKLQARRWAQTYSLDMMEALAPDKPRCRVCGAEAAKRCSRCRNEWYCSRACQVQHWQKHKPACNLMAEVPRSVDNL; encoded by the exons ATGGCCGCCGTGCCCGGGCCGCTGCCTCCCGCCGAGGCCGAGGCGCTGGTGCGAGCCCTGCGGGGCTCCGAGCTGCGCGACATCGGCGGGCAGGG ATGGCTTCGGCAGCACGAGTCTGTGGAGAAGCTCAACATGCACGGCATCCTGAGCGCCTCGgtgggccaggagcagctcctcaccGAGCTGCTGGTCAGCCATGCCAAG ATTCCTGTTCTCATTGGGGAGCTGATCTCTGTGGAGATCTGGAAGCACAAGATCTTTCCcgtgctgtgccagctgcaggacTTCAAGCCGAGGAGCACCTTCCCCATCTACGTGGTG ctgcaccaTGAAGCCTCCATCATCAACCTCCTGGAGACAGTGTTCTTTCACAAG gagatCTGCGAGTCAGCTGGGGACAGCGTTCTGGATCTCATCGATTACTGCCACCGCAAGCTGACCCTGCTGGCAGCTCGGAGCACCAAGGCACCAGCAGTGACCTCAGCAGAGCTTCGTGCTGAGCCTCTGGCCAGCCCCTCATCCATGCAG gagctgcagaagcaggCAGAGGTGATGGAGTTTGAGATTTCCCTGAAGGCCCTGTCTGTGCTGCGGTTCATCACTGACCAGCTGGACAG TGTGCCCCTGAGTGCACTGACACGGATGCTGAACACCCACAACCTGCCCTGCCTCCTTGTTGAGCTGGTGGAGCAttgcccctggagctgctgggaagcag GCAAGCTCAAGAAGTTTGAGAATGGCACATGGCACACGGTGCCCCCTGAGGATCAGGTGAAGATGACCAAGCTGGATGGGCAGGTGTGGCTTGCCCTCCTGAACCTGCTGCTCAGTCCTGAGTGCCAGCGCAAATACCGCTTCGATGGCTTCAACAAGAGCCAGCTCCTCAAG CTCCGTGCATTCCTGACAGATGTCCTCATTGACCAGCTGCCCAACCTGGTGGAGATGCAGAGATTTCTGAGTTACCTCGCAGTGACAGACCCTGCTCCCCCCAAAAAGGATCTCATCCTGGAGCAG GTTCCTGTCATCTGGGACCATATCCTCAAGAAAAACTCAGGGAAGTGGGAGGCCATTGCCAAGCACCAGGTGAAGCACGCCTTCAGCCCCACTGATGAGGAGCTGAAGCTGCAGGCACGCAG gtgggcacagaCCTACAGCCTGGACATGATGGAGGCTCTGGCCCCTGACAAGCCCCGCTGTAGGGTGTGTGGTGCAGAAGCAGCCAAGCGCTGCTCTCGCTGCCGGAACGAGTGGTACTGCTCACG GGCATGCCAGGTGCAGCACTGGCAGAAGCACAAGCCTGCCTGCAACCTGATGGCTGAGGTACCAAGGAGTGTGGATAACCTGTAA
- the RASSF1 gene encoding ras association domain-containing protein 1 has protein sequence MELIELRELQPEPRPGRGRLERANALRISPARRPGPGAHPDPRLTAAPGAGHRFEPRRRGLHTWCDLCGDFVWGGGRKSLQCRHCSFTCHYRCRALVQLDCGGPPGPGEEDDGNEQVLEKDTNVDEPSEWEKTELDQAQVEQRIKEYNSQINSNLFMSLNKDGSYTGFIKVQLKLVRPVSVPATKRVPSLQAGRPHPQGVKRRTSFYLPKGTVKHLHILSHTRASEVIDALLRKFTVIDNPRKFALFERSEKDEQVYLRKLGDDEQPLRLRLLAGPSEKVLSFILKENETGEVNWDAFSLPELHNFLLILQREEEEHVRRLRHRYARCRQKMQEALAALTPG, from the exons ATGGAGCTCATCGAGCTGCGGGAGCTGCAGCCGGagccgcggccgggccggggccgcctgGAACGAGCCAACGCGCTGCGCATCAGCCCggcccgccggcccggccccggggcgcATCCTGACCCGCGGCTGACGGCGGCACCGGGCGCCGGGCACCGCTTCGAGCCGCGGCGCCGCGGGCTGCACACCTGGTGCGATCTCTGCGGGGACTTCGTCTGGGGCGGCGGCAGGAAGAGCCTCCAGTGCCGCC aCTGCAGCTTCACCTGCCACTACCGGTGCCGGGCCCTGGTGCAGCTGGACTGCGGTGGCCCCCCAGGTCCTGGTGAAGAGGATGATGGCAATGAGCAGGTGTTGGAGAAGGACACCAACGTG GATGAGCCCAGCGAGTGGGAGAAGACAGAGCTGGACCAGGCGCAGGTGGAGCAGCGGATCAAGGAGTACAACAGCCAAATCAACAGCAACCTCTTCATGAGCCTG AACAAAGACGGCTCCTACACCGGCTTCATCAAGGTGCAGCTGAAGCTGGTTCGCCCTGTCTCGGTGCCGGCCACCAAGCGggtcccctccctgcaggcgGGGCGGCCACACCCCCAGGGGGTGAAGCGCCGCACGTCCTTCTACCTGCCCAAGGGGACCGTCAAGCACCTGCACATCCTCTCGCACACCCGCGCCAGCGAGGTCATCGATGCGCTCCTCCGCAAGTTCACCGTCATTGACAACCCCCGCAAGTTCGCCCTCTTTGAGAGGTCTGAGAAGGATGAGCAAG TGTACCTGCGGAAGCTGGGTGACGACGAGCAGCCCCTGCGGCTGCGGCTGCTGGCCGGCCCCAGCGAGAAGGTGCTGAGCTTCATCCTGAAGGAGAACGAGACCGGCGAGGTGAAC TGGGACGCCTTCTCGCTGCCGGAGCTGCACAACTTCCTGCTGATCCTgcagcgggaggaggaggagcacgTGCGGCGGCTGCGGCACCGCTACGCGCGCTGCCGCCAGAAGATGCAGGAGGCGCTGGCCGCGCTCACGCCGGGGTGA
- the NPRL2 gene encoding GATOR1 complex protein NPRL2 → MGGRIECVFFSEFHPTLGPKITYQVPEDFISRELFDTIQVYVITKPELQNKLITVTAMEKKLIGCPVCIEHKKYSRNALLFNLGFVCDARAKACALEPIVKKLAGYLTTLELESGFISNEESKQKLVPIMTILLEELNAKGKCTLPIDESNTIHLKVIEQRPDPPIVQEYDVPVFTQDKDDFFNSQWDLTTQQILPYIDGFRHVQKISAEADVELNLVRIAVQNLLYYGVVTLVSILQYSNVYCTTPKVQDLVDDKCLQEECLSYVTKQGHKRASLRDVFQLYCGLSPGTTVRDLISRYTLQLQRVDERRLIQFGLMKGLIRRLQKYPVKVARDERSHPARLYTGCHSYDEICCKTGMSYKELDERLENDPNIIVCWK, encoded by the exons ATGGGTGGCCGCATCGAGTGCGTGTTCTTCAGCGAGTTCCACCCCACGCTGGGGCCCAAAATCACCTACCAG GTCCCCGAGGACTTCATCTCCCGGGAGCTGTTTGACACCATCCAGGTGTACGTGATCACGAAGCCCGAGCTGCAGAACAAGCTGATCACCGT GACGGCCATGGAGAAGAAGCTGATCGGCTGCCCCGTGTGCATCGAGCACAAGAAGTACAGCAGGAACGCTCTGCTCTTCAACCTGGGCTTTGTGTGCGACGCCAGAGCCAAGGCCTGTGCGCTGGAGCCCATCGTGAAGAAGCTGGCTGGCTACCTCACCACCCTCGAG CTGGAAAGTGGATTCATCTCCAACGAGGAGAGTAAACAGAAGCTGGTTCCCATCATGACCatcctgctggaggagctgaatGCCAAAGGGAAGTGCACCCTGCCCATAG aTGAGTCAAACACCATCCACCTGAAGGTGATTGAGCAGCGCCCAGACCCCCCCATCGTGCAGGAGTATGATGTCCCTGTCTTCACCCAGGACAAGGATGACTTCTTCAACTCCCAGTGGGATCTCACCACGCAGCAG ATCCTGCCCTACATTGATGGATTCCGGCACGTTCAGAAGATCTCTGCCGAGGCTGACGTGGAGCTGAACTTGGTGCGCATCGCTGTGCAGAACCTGCT GTACTACGGGGTCGTCACTCTTGTCTCCATACTCCAG TACTCCAACGTCTACTGCACCACACCCAAGGTCCAGGACCTGGTGGATGACAAGTGCCTCCAGGAAGAGTGTCTGTCCTATGTCACCAAACAAG GGCACAAGCGAGCCAGCCTCAGAGATGTCTTCCAGCTCTACTgcgggctgagccctggcaccacCGTGCGAGACCTCATCTCCCGCTacaccctgcagctccagagggtGGATGAGAG GAGGCTGATCCAGTTTGGTTTGATGAAGGGCCTGATCCGGCGGCTCCAGAAATACCCAGTCAAGGTGGCCCGGGACGAGCGCAGCCACCCCGCCCGGCTGTACACGGGCTGCCACAGCTACGATGAGATCTGCTGCAAGACAG GCATGAGTTACAAGGAGCTGGATGAGCGCCTGGAGAACGACCCCAACATCATCGTGTGCTGGAAGTGA
- the TUSC2 gene encoding tumor suppressor candidate 2, whose translation MGASGSKSRGLWPFATPAAGGGGPEGPGGQQALARARAARAATPFVFTRRGSMYYDEDGDLAHEFYEETIVTKNGRKRAKLKRIHKNLIPQGIVKLEHPRIHVDFPVIICEV comes from the exons atGGGCGCCAGCGGCTCCAAGTCGCGGGGGCTGTGGCCCTTCGCCAccccggcggcgggcggcggcggccccgagGGCCCCGGCGGGCAGCAGGCCCTGGCCCGGGCGCGGGCCGCGCGCGCCGCCACCCCCTTCGTGTTCACACGGCGCGG CTCCATGTATTACGATGAGGACGGGGACCTTGCTCACGAGTTCTACGAGGAGACAATCGTCACCAAGAACGGGAGGAAGCGCGCCAAGCTGAAGAGGATCCACAAGAACCTGATACCTCAG GGCATAGTGAAACTAGAGCATCCTCGCATTCACGTGGATTTCCCAGTGATTATCTGCGAGGTGTGA